A region from the Malus domestica chromosome 07, GDT2T_hap1 genome encodes:
- the LOC139197712 gene encoding uncharacterized protein: MNYPTHDLELIAIVFALKIWRHYLYGEKCKIFTDHKSLQYLVTQRDLNFRHRRWIELLSDYDYSIEYHPGLVNVVADALSREPQVKVERKKPYKLMQPLPVPQWTLGTSFLVHEMVMMKFGYHGVPVSIISYRDPRFTSKFWVASQEALSSSLATPFEALYGKSCRTPLRWSEVGERLLVGPEIMDETTQNIQLSSWRGVVQFGKKGKLSPRYIGPYQITERVGEVAYRLELPLELSKVHNVFHVSMIRHYVLDPSHVIPPQPLEINLNLTYDEEPVTILDWKYKVLRNKTVRLVKVLWRNHLVEEATWETEDCMREMYPCLFYGY, translated from the exons atgaattatcctactcatgatcttGAGCTAATAGCTAtcgtctttgctttgaagatttggagacattatctttatggcgAGAAATGTAAAATCTTTACGGATCATaaaagtcttcaatatcttGTCACTCAGAGGGATCTTAATTTTCGACACCGAAGGTGGATTGAattgcttagtgattatgattactcaattgagtatcaccctggtcTTGTAAATGTGGTggcggatgcacttagtagggAGCCTCAA GTCAAAGTTGAAAGGAAAAAGCCATATAAGttgatgcaaccacttcccgttccacagtggaCTTTgggtacaagcttcctcgtacacgaaatggttatgatgaaatttgg GTACCATGGAGTTCCGGTTAGTATTATCTCATATCGGGATCCTAGATTCACTTCTAAATTCTGGGTGGCATCCCAGGAGGCTCTTAGTTCGAG TTTGGCGACGccttttgaggcactttatggaaaatcttgtcgtacacccttacgttggtcagaggttggtgaaagacttttggtgggccctgagattatggacgagactactcaaaatattcag CTATCATCGTGGAGAGGTGTAGTGCAATTCGGGAAAAAGGGtaagctaagtcctaggtacatcggACCATATCAAATCACCGAGAGAgtcggtgaagttgcttacaggcttgagttgcctctaGAGTTATCTAAAGTGCACAATGTGTTCCATGTTTCCATGATTCGTCATTATGTTTTAGATCCATCACATGTGATACCTCCTCAACCGTTGGAAATTAATCtaaatttgacttatgatgaggaaccagtgacgattttggattggaaatATAAGGTTTTGAGGAATAAGACCGTGCGCTTGGTGAAAGTTTTGTGGAGAAATCACTTAGTGGAGGAAGCCACCTGGGAGACGGAGGATTgtatgagagagatgtatccatgcTTATTCTATGGTTATTAG